A stretch of Pelecanus crispus isolate bPelCri1 chromosome 3, bPelCri1.pri, whole genome shotgun sequence DNA encodes these proteins:
- the SLC25A27 gene encoding mitochondrial uncoupling protein 4: MSPAEEEKSLPLPERWPRASRFALSACAAAVAELVTFPLDLTKTRLQVQGEAAIHRNGAAAGQAVPYRGMLRTAAGIVQEEGLRKLWQGATPAVYRHIVYSGVRMVAYEHLRDSVLGRSEDGSFPFWKAVVGGMSAGAIGQFFASPTDLVKVQMQMEGKRKLEGKPLRFRGVHHAFMKILSEGGIRGLWAGWVPNVQRAALVNMGDLTTYDSVKHFLLLNTPLVDNSVTHSAASCCSGLVAAVLGTPADVVKTRIMNQPRDKQGRGLLYKSSMDCLIQTVQGEGFMSLYKGFIPTWMRMAPWSLVFWLTYEQIRRIYGVSSF, encoded by the exons ATGTCACCTGCGGAAGAAGAGAAGAGCTTACCTCTTCCAGAGAGATGGCCCCGAGCCAGCAGATTCGCGCTGTCAGCCTGCGCAGCGGCTGTGGCAGAACTAG TGACGTTTCCCCTGGATCTCACGAAAACTCGACTGCAGGTCCAAGGTGAAGCTGCCATTCACCGCAACGGAGCTGCCGCCGGCCAGGCAGTCCCTTACCGCGGCATGCTGCGCACTGCGGCCGGCATTGTGCAAGAGGAGGGCTTACGAAAGCTCTGGCAAGGAGCCACGCCGGCCGTCTACCGCCACATAG tGTACTCTGGCGTTCGGATGGTTGCGTACGAACATCTCCGTGACTCCGTGCTTGGCAGGTCTGAGGATGGAAGCTTTCCTTTCTG GAAAGCTGTAGTTGGAGGCATGTCTGCGGGTGCCATTGGACAGTTTTTCGCCAGCCCGACTGATCTGGTGAAGGTGCAGATGCagatggagggaaaaaggaagtTGGAAGGAAAGCCATTACG GTTTCGAGGAGTGCACCACGCGTTTATGAAGATCCTGTCCGAAGGAGGAATACGGGGGCTGTGGGCTGGATGGGTGCCAAACGTCCAGAGAGCTGCTCTGGTGAACATGGGAG ATCTGACCACTTATGACTCAGTGAAACACTTTTTGCTTCTGAACACACCGCTTGTGGACAACAGTGTGACTCACAGTGCTGCCAG TTGCTGTTCTGGCCTGGTAGCTGCTGTTCTGGGAACTCCTGCTGACGTGGTCAAAACCCGGATAATGAACCAGCCGAGAGATAAGCAGGGAAG AGGTCTGCTGTATAAGTCTTCCATGGACTGCTTGATTCAAACTGTACAGGGTGAAGGGTTTATGTCGCTATACAAAGGCTTTATACCAACCTGGATGCGAATG GCTCCTTGGTCACTGGTATTCTGGCTTACATATGAACAAATCAGAAGGATCTATGGAgtcagttctttttaa
- the TDRD6 gene encoding tudor domain-containing protein 6, whose protein sequence is MGSRPGALSPGAAVALRVCAVGLRPEVPVVRLWGLLGQHSADYIRLRREIQASVGPRLVTPPGPGRLVVGGPELCAGDLGLVEVVGLWYRCCVVSRRGQDYRVFLLDEGCVVVTSAYYLARGCEELFRLPPEVLGCVVADVVPSGGPRVAASQNAPVSAWTVEAMEFLSYLHGKEVSGLVQEVMTPQLIVLELPQLAAQMHRLGLARQVAPSCFSQVLRHCLTSGHLRNQLKLQPPACSLITSAVPQLLHVLLSYQPVSPALGYFYPQLQLGVTEPVLVTHVSDPHHIYCQLQSLSEEICCLSDIMRHTYDRWEQDLLPKVGSPCAARGIDGQWYRAVLLELLAGEQDQQVALVIFVDYGRKETVNRANLHHLPVECFRVPVVTYPCALQGIWDGGCGWSPLQTDELKALVLGKRMSARIEAFNSFEHLYYVSLYGENGINLNHLFGVQACCLVGSCTQVSQTEAQEQLEVEESTADELELPPGAPPVALTHRDLASAPIVGMRLKMGAFHDAQVSHLRDPSEFWLQLREHHRIFRQLRQNMWNFYSHATKLDGAGCDLQPGSLCCASGKEGAFYRAVITRVLDSGVEIHLVDRGSTEVVDQCAVKELLPRFRELPALALKCCLAGVFALNGSWSEASLSAFREIVLNKELKVHFLSVQGDKYMVDIFDQSQLREKSVSKLMAQGGYAEYQRCEISKTLQKSSKAVSQASSPACAGEEKQINAEKRIREESDLKRSDRALNPYAAVVVRESPVAAIHKSKSSESLPAQKYEGKENLPISLRQNYVEMKPSSSYGGQLEVGSTVNVVVSYVENPSYFWCQLSRNCHDFKVLMAEIQEYCKNSFHPHAWPHSVCLAQYSEDEKWYRALIIGEVPFAEKVEVVFVDYGNRELVSLTNLRSTDERFLRLEAQAFRCSLYNLIQPNGQDPFVWDEEAIQAFQEFVDTSSSHFELQCTIFALASINNKELFNIVDLTTPFHSACQFLTERSVARPSSPHKPLVSSVQLLSYYYSMHGIKIGSEEDIYITHVEDPWTFYCQLERCGGVLAQLTDNISRLSETITSLETLQKSGTLCLAKYTDNQWYRGVILKTKPNTEVFFVDFGNTETVEKDHLLPLPSDACDILLLPMQAIKCSLSDMSNVSKEATTWFKQAVLERQLKAIVVAKESNGKLLIELFDGNTQINAKLKEELSLKNNTGLRRHVENETLCSRNTDVSERNGTAESPLNTGRPLERKKCRSEAQGGGGSSKRYFKDGVNLFHPATKGDLAAGLLESDEMLSSKKDAFLLNKAGEKSLLSIQMDAQPGIKSDGEGRCIMPKNVSDLLQEKIVPALKVLVYVSHVNDPLDFYVQLESDEAQLNSISESLNNRTQAKNPCGQLFQAGDLISAIYSEDGLWYRAVVREKTSDYLISIQYIDYGNTSVINVDQAHRLPEDLSTIPAISIHCFLGGLKCKKNTDWAEKAVLYFTKRTSEVLLMCEFVEKVDDKWEVILSDHQGIITVDLVDENLASRERSCSTEIFDRENSDMGTVCEPLPPQAQNKISSVSDCKSFIWKFPEAGQTVKIYVTVVNGPEYFWSHSADTEDMNYIEEKIEEAENLGLNSLNNCSSCIKSGDTCLAKYSQDGRFYRAEVSSIKSDNVVVRHVDYGSEEAVSLEMVRQIPSELLKIPNQAFACCLSGFSSSEGSWLSEAKEKFYDMTKDLLLEAEVVETQEDKASEVPLSVVKLEASGKSINEEMKSFWKANKGAGDNAFSNFENPLKENRCSNNDIGLCLKRETTAVCGLAQEESESALLCSEPFLGVTSGCSSTVEANVSLGAVAYMSGKADDGYETAEYHSNFDKEIPLSEGESDNNVLLEPTRSCSLHILGSEVKAAEQELSEVPFREDAELKAELTGSASAASLFLGNKQKELQRLPVLQVQSSLSDEMGLLVELDQLQMQSSYDDLKGFILELEALPVQTSFGEETKEALETESLDMQTASGSEVREKALERESFELPVVSEEMGELATLKFLEILPSLNERVNLVPSVSDEQKTVELIPSDVQLSLGEKARKLELNLSGVHKAEAIQEDWMEVEPPSLRLSSSGGRPEKQLDLKTHDMLSMLGAEIEQLLELVLPSVQPSQEDGEEDSLGLEHTVLQSSANSGSRFSFLTKEFMNQRPVCTVKSCDGKAEKRKQWQKKTDDCYVEEWMKQDLTESFKECGNTRVQSSECKPGDERVEKKQNENLSDCSTEHNEYTCNLKGFAVGSKCVVWTSLKWCEARILEVSEKGTRVLNLSSGKEEIVDPENVWNGIPDWACRSSEAITPATENLQSLPEESLLQEKQTGCSSDLAEDPHVLQHS, encoded by the exons ATGGGCTCCAGGCCGGGGGCTCTCAGCCCTGGTGCCGCCGTGGCCCTGCGGGTCTGCGCAGTGGGCCTGCGCCCCGAGGTGCCTGTCGTGCGGCTGTGGGGACTGCTGGGTCAGCACAGCGCTGACTACATCCGCCTCCGCCGGGAGATCCAGGCATCGGTGGGGCCGCGCTTGGTGACCCCCCCGGGTCCCGGCAGGCTGGTGGTCGGTGGGCCTGAGCTGTGTGCTGGAGACCTGGGCCTGGTAGAGGTGGTTGGGCTCTGGTACCGCTGCTGTGTGGTGAGTCGCCGCGGCCAGGACTACCGTGTGTTCCTGCTCGATGAGGGCTGCGTGGTGGTCACGTCTGCTTATtacctggcacggggctgcgAGGAGCTTTTCCGCCTGCCCCCGGAGGTGCTGGGCTGTGTTGTGGCTGATGTCGTGCCCTCTGGAGGCCCCAGGGTAGCAGCCTCTCAGAATGCACCAGTCTCCGCCTGGACAGTGGAAGCTATGGAGTTCCTTAGCTACCTGCACGGCAAGGAGGTGTCTGGCCTGGTGCAGGAGGTGATGACGCCGCAGCTCATAGTGCTTGAGCTGCCCCAGCTTGCAGCCCAGATGCATCGCCTGGGCCTGGCCAGGCAGGTCGCTCCCAGTTGTTTCTCCCAGGTGCTCAGGCACTGCCTAACTTCTGGCCACTTAAGGAACCAGCTCAAGCTGCAGCCTCCAGCATGTTCCCTTATAACTTCTGCAGTGCCACAGCTTCTCCATGTGTTGCTCTCGTATCAGCCTGTGTCACCTGCCTTGGGTTACTTCTACCCACAGCTTCAGTTGGGTGTGACAGAGCCTGTCCTAGTGACCCATGTCTCTGACCCACACCACATCtactgccagctgcagagcctgtCCGAGGAGATCTGTTGCCTTTCTGATATCATGCGCCACACCTATGACCGGTGGGAGCAGGATTTATTACCCAAAGTGGGCTCACCGTGTGCTGCCCGTGGCATAGATGGCCAGTGGTACCGTGCAGTCCTGCTGGAGCttctggctggggagcaggaccAGCAAGTGGCTCTGGTGATCTTTGTGGACTATGGCAGGAAAGAGACTGTGAACAGAGCTAACCTGCACCATTTGCCTGTTGAGTGTTTTCGTGTGCCTGTGGTGACTTATCCATGTGCTCTTCAGGGTATCTGGGATGGGGGTTGTGGCTGGTCCCCATTGCAGACTGATGAGCTGAAAGCGTTGGTGCTAGGTAAACGAATGAGTGCTCGCATTGAAGCCTTTAACTCCTTTGAGCATCTCTATTATGTGAGCCTGTATGGAGAAAACGGCATCAACTTGAACCATCTTTTTGGGGTGCAGGCTTGCTGCCTGGTGGGCAGCTGTACGCAGGTCAGCCAAACTGAGGCTCAGGAGCAGCTGGAAGTAGAAGAATCCACAGCTGATGAACTGGAATTGCCACCAGGAGCACCTCCTGTTGCTTTAACGCACAGAGATTTGGCCTCTGCTCCTATAGTTGGCATGCGTCTGAAGATGGGTGCGTTCCACGACGCGCAGGTCTCTCACCTCCGAGACCCATCAGAGTTCTGGCTGCAGCTCCGTGAGCATCACCGGATCTTCAGGCAGCTGAGGCAGAACATGTGGAATTTTTACTCCCATGCCACGAAGCTGGATGGTGCTGGGTGTGACTTACAGCCTGGATCCCTTTGTTGTGCCAGTGGGAAAGAGGGTGCCTTTTATCGAGCGGTGATCACAAGGGTGCTGGACAGTGGGGTAGAAATACACCTGGTGGACAGAGGCAGTACGGAAGTGGTAGATCAGTGTGCGGTAAAGGAGCTGCTCCCTCGGTTCAGGGAACTACCTGCTTTAGCTCTGAAGTGTTGTTTGGCTGGTGTCTTTGCTCTGAATGGGAGTTGGAGTGAAGCATCTCTGTCTGCCTTCAGGGAGATTGTACTGAACAAGGAACTAAAGGTTCATTTTTTGAGTGTGCAGGGTGACAAATACATGGTTGACATTTTTGACCAGTCCCAATTAAGAGAGAAAAGTGTAAGTAAACTTATGGCCCAGGGAGGGTATGCTGAATACCAGAGGTGTGAAATATCCAAGACTCTCCAGAAATCATCTAAGGCTGTGAGCCAGGCCTCTTCCCCAGCATGTGctggggaggaaaagcaaataaatgcagAGAAGAGGATCAGAGAGGAATCTGATCTGAAAAGAAGTGATAGAGCACTTAATCCTTATGCAGCTGTGGTGGTCAGAGAGAGCCCTGTTGCAGCCATTCACAAGTCTAAAAGTAGTGAATCTCTTCCTGCTCAGAAGTATGAAGGCAAGGAAAACCTGCCCATCTCTTTGAGACAGAATTATGTAGAAATGAAGCCAAGTTCCTCTTATGGAGGTCAATTAGAAGTGGGAAGTACAGTTAATGTTGTTGTGTCATATGTTGAAAATCCCAGTTATTTTTGGTGTCAGTTAAGTAGAAATTGCCATGACTTTAAGGTATTAATGGCTGAAATTCAGGAGTATTGTAAAAACTCATTCCACCCACATGCTTGGCCACATTCTGTATGTTTAGCCCAGTATTCAGAGGATGAAAAATGGTACAGGGCTTTAATTATTGGTGAAGttccttttgcagaaaaagtAGAGGTCGTATTTGTTGACTATGGCAACAGAGAGCTGGTATCTCTAACAAACCTCCGCTCAACTGATGAACGCTTTCTTAGGTTAGAGGCTCAGGCTTTCAGGTGCAGCCTTTACAACTTAATCCAACCAAATGGTCAGGATCCTTTTGTTTGGGATGAAGAAGCGATTCAGGCTTTTCAGGAGTTTGTCGATACTTCCTCATCTCACTTTGAACTGCAGTGTACAATATTTGCCTTGGCTTCGATAAACAATAAGGAGCTATTTAACATTGTAGATTTAACAACACCTTTTCACAGTGCTTGCCAGTTTCTGACTGAGAGAAGTGTGGCCAGACCTTCATCTCCTCACAAGCCTCTGGTATCCTCGGTTCAGCTGCTTTCTTACTATTATTCTATGCACGGTATCAAAATTGGGAGTGAGGAAGACATTTATATTACGCACGTCGAGGATCCGTGGACATTTTACTGCCAACTTGAAAGATGTGGAGGTGTCTTAGCACAGCTTACTGATAACATCAGTCGCCTAAGTGAAACAATAACCAGCTTAGAAACCCTGCAGAAGTCTGGGACCTTGTGTCTAGCGAAGTATACTGATAATCAGTGGTACAGGGgagtaattttgaaaacaaaacctaatACAGAAGTCTTCTTTGTGGATTTTGGGAACACAGAGACAGTAGAGAAAGACCATCTACTTCCTTTACCCAGTGATGCTTgtgatattttgcttttgccaATGCAGGCCATAAAGTGTTCCTTATCTGATATGTCTAATGTTTCCAAAGAAGCTACAACATGGTTTAAGCAAGCTGTACTAGAAAGGCAATTAAAAGCGATAGTAGTAGCAAAGGAATCTAATGGTAAACTGTTGATTGAGTTGTTTGATGGTAATACTCAAATTAATGCAAAACTGAAGGAGGAGTTAAGCTTAAAAAACAATACAGGATTGCGTAGGCATgtagaaaatgaaactttgtgctccagaaatacagatgtgaGTGAGAGGAATGGGACTGCAGAGTCCCCTTTAAATACAGGTAGGcctcttgaaagaaaaaaatgcagatctgaagcccagggaggaggggggagtaGCAAAAGGTACTTCAAAGACGGTGTAAATCTTTTCCATCCTGCTACAAAGGGAGATCTGGCAGCTGGATTACTAGAATCTGATGAAATGCTTAGCAGTAAGAAGGATGCTTTTTTGTTAAACAAAGCAGGGGAGAAGTCTCTGCTCTCCATCCAGATGGATGCACAGCCAGGTATTAAATCTGATGGTGAAGGCAGGTGTATAATGCCTAAAAATGTATCTGATCTACTGCAAGAGAAGATAGTGCCAGCTCTTAAAGTGTTAGTGTATGTGTCTCATGTAAATGATCCGTTGGATTTTTATGTTCAACTAGAAAGTGACGAGGCTCAGCttaacagcatttcagaaagcttAAACAATAGGACACAAGCAAAGAACCCTTGTGGACAACTCTTCCAAGCAGGAGACTTAATCAGTGCTATTTATTCAGAAGATGGCCTGTGGTATCGAGCTGTAGTAAGAGAGAAGACTTCTGACTATTTGATAAGTATACAATATATTGATTATGGTAATACTTCAGTAATTAATGTTGATCAAGCGCACAGACTCCCTGAAGACTTGTCAACTATTCCAGCAATAAGCATTCACTGCTTCCTAGGTGGacttaaatgcaaaaaaaatacagactggGCAGAGAAAGCAGTGCTTTACTTCACCAAGAGAACAAGTGAAGTTCTGCTAATGTGTGAATTTGTAGAGAAGGTTGACGATAAATGGGAAGTTATTCTCAGTGACCATCAAGGTATAATAACAGTGGATTTAGTTGATGAAAATCTTGCAAGTCGGGAAAGATCTTgttcaacagaaatatttgataGAGAGAACAGTGACATGGGAACTGTGTGTGAGCCTTTGCCTCCTCaggcacaaaataaaatttccagtgTAAGTGATTGTAAATCATTTATCTGGAAGTTTCCAGAGGCAGGCCAGACTGTAAAAATTTATGTCACAGTGGTAAATGGTCCGGAATATTTTTGGAGTCACAGTGCTGATACAGAAGACATGAACtacatagaggaaaaaatagaggaGGCTGAAAACCTTGGACTAAACTCTTTGAACAATTGCAGTTCTTGTATTAAAAGCGGTGATACTTGTCTAGCAAAATATAGCCAAGATGGAAGGTTCTACAGAGCTGAAGTCAGCAGCATAAAAAGTGACAATGTAGTTGTTAGACATGTGGATTATGGAAGTGAGGAAGCTGTTAGCTTGGAGATGGTCAGACAAATTCCATCTGAATTGCTCAAAATACCTAATCAAGCATTTGCTTGCTGTCTGTCAGGTTTCAGTTCCTCAGAGGGCTCATGGCTTAGTGAAGCAAAAGAGAAGTTTTATGATATGACCAAAGACCTCTTATTAGAAGCTGAAGTAGTAGAAACTCAGGAAGATAAAGCTTCTGAAGTCCCTCTGTCTGTTGTCAAGCTGGAAGCTTCTGGCAAGAGTATTAATGAAGAGATGAAGTCTTTTTGGAAGGCTAATAAAGGAGCCGGTGACAATGCTTTCTCAAACTTTGAGAACCccttaaaggaaaacagatgttCAAACAATGATATTGGTCTTTGTCTCAAAAGAGAAACTACTGCTGTTTGTGGATTAGCTCAAGAAGAAAGTGAAAGTGCTTTACTTTGTTCTGAACCTTTCCTGGGTGTAACTTCTGGGTGTTCAAGTACTGTAGAAGCAAATGTGTCATTGGGAGCTGTTGCGTATATGTCTGGGAAGGCTGATGATGGATATGAAACGGCTGAGTATCATAGCAACTTTGATAAAGAGATACCTCTGTCTGAAGGAGAGAGTGATAACAATGTATTACTAGAACCAACAAGAAGCTGCAGTCTTCATATTTTGGGGAGTGAAGTGAAAGCTGCAGAACAAGAGTTATCTGAAGTACCGTTTCGAGAGGATGCTGAGCTGAAAGCAGAACTGACAGGCAGTGCTTCAGCAGCCAGTCTTTTCctaggaaacaaacaaaaagaactgCAAAGATTGCCAGTGCTGCAGGTACAGTCATCTTTGAGTGATGAAATGGGGTTGTTAGTAGAACTGGATCAATTACAAATGCAGTCTTCATATGATGATCTAAAAGGGTTCATACTGGAGCTAGAGGCACTTCCAGTGCAGACCTCCTTTggtgaagaaacaaaagaagctCTGGAAACAGAGTCACTTGACATGCAGACAGCTTCGGGCAGTGAAGTAAGAGAGAAAGCGTTGGAACGGGAATCGTTTGAGCTGCCAGTAGTGAGTGAGGAGATGGGGGAGTTGGCAACTCTGAAATTTCTTGAAATCTTACCGTCGCTTAATGAGAGAGTGAACTTGGTGCCTTCAGTTAGTGATGAACAGAAAACAGTAGAGCTGATTCCGTCTGATGTTCAGCTTTCATTGggagagaaagcaaggaaaCTGGAATTGAATTTGTCTGGAGTTCATAAAGCAGAAGCCATACAAGAAGATTGGATGGAAGTAGAGCCTCCTTCCCTAAGGCTGTCTTCATCTGGTGGTAGACCTGAGAAACAACTGGACCTGAAGACCCATGACATGCTGTCAATGCTAGGTGCTGAAATTGAGCAGCTTCTGGAACTGGTGCTGCCCAGTGTGCAGCCATCTCAGGAAGATGGGGAGGAGGACTCACTAGGGTTGGAACACACTGTACTGCAAAGTTCTGCAAATAGTGGAAGTagattttcatttcttacaAAAGAGTTTATGAATCAGAGGCCTGTTTGCACTGTAAAATCATGTGACGGTAAAGCTGAGAAACGTAAGCAGTGGCAGAAGAAGACAGACGACTGTTACGTGGAAGAATGGATGAAACAAGACTTGACTGAGTCGTTTAAAGAATGTGGAAATACACGTGTGCAGTCTTCAGAGTGTAAGCCTGGGGAtgaaagagtagaaaaaaagcaaaatgagaactTGTCTGACTGCAGCACAG AACACAATGAGTATACTTGTAATCTGAAGGGCTTTGCCGTTGGTTCCAAATGTGTGGTGTGGACCTCTCTAAAATGGTGCGAGGCTCGCATTTTGGAGGTATCTGAAAAAGGTACCAGG GTCTTGAATCTCTCCAGTGGCAAGGAGGAGATTGTGGATCCCGAGAATGTCTGGAACGG